A DNA window from Litorivicinus lipolyticus contains the following coding sequences:
- the tldD gene encoding metalloprotease TldD, translating to MTVNEQHPVSQWLTQHGQSVDRLNQVFGAISSRAYDFADLYLQDQVLESFALEDGRVADAGYSHDQGAGIRVNSGEQVGFAYTDDLSDSALRDAIRAAGGIAGSGQTATANLKRQPVPSLYRADSPADMERAARVELLQQLDRYTRELDPRVAEVSLSMVVLHERICVLDSLGNLAMDVRPLVRFGVSVIVVEGDKRERGQAGGGGRIALSQLAEGERCHAWAREAVRVACVNLDAVAAPAGSYPVVLGAGWPGILLHEAVGHGLEGDFNRKGTSNFSGRIGERVAAPGVTVVDDATLPDRRGSLSVDDEGVAGQRTVLIEDGILVGYLQDRLNARLMGTQSTGNGRRESYSAMTMPRMTNTFMEAGEHDPGDIIGSVKDGIYAANFGGGQVDITSGNFVFSTTEAYRIRNGKIAEPIKGSTLIGDGPEVMGRISMIGNDLALDDGVGTCGKEGQSVPVGVGQPTLKIDQLVVGGGDA from the coding sequence ATAACGGTGAACGAACAACATCCCGTCAGCCAATGGCTGACCCAACACGGCCAATCCGTTGATCGGCTTAATCAGGTGTTTGGTGCCATCTCCAGCCGCGCGTATGACTTCGCTGACCTGTACCTGCAAGACCAGGTGCTGGAATCCTTTGCGCTTGAGGACGGCCGCGTTGCCGATGCCGGGTACAGTCACGATCAAGGTGCCGGGATACGCGTCAATAGCGGCGAACAGGTTGGCTTTGCATACACGGATGATCTCTCGGACAGTGCCTTGCGTGACGCCATTCGAGCGGCGGGTGGCATCGCCGGCAGCGGTCAAACGGCGACTGCGAATTTGAAACGGCAACCGGTACCCAGCCTCTACCGTGCGGACTCGCCGGCGGACATGGAGCGCGCCGCGCGGGTCGAGTTACTGCAACAATTGGATCGTTACACCCGTGAATTGGACCCGCGTGTGGCCGAGGTCAGCCTGTCGATGGTGGTGTTGCACGAGCGCATTTGCGTGCTCGATAGCCTCGGCAATCTGGCGATGGATGTGCGGCCGCTGGTGCGCTTTGGCGTTAGCGTGATCGTGGTCGAGGGAGACAAGCGCGAGCGCGGTCAAGCCGGCGGTGGTGGCCGGATCGCACTGTCGCAGCTGGCCGAGGGCGAACGCTGTCATGCTTGGGCGCGCGAAGCGGTTCGCGTCGCCTGCGTGAATCTCGATGCGGTGGCGGCGCCGGCGGGCTCCTACCCAGTGGTGCTGGGGGCCGGCTGGCCGGGCATTTTATTGCATGAAGCGGTCGGGCATGGCTTGGAAGGCGACTTTAACCGCAAGGGCACCAGTAACTTTTCCGGCCGTATCGGCGAGCGCGTCGCGGCCCCCGGTGTGACGGTGGTGGATGATGCGACCCTGCCGGATCGGCGCGGTTCGCTGTCGGTTGATGACGAAGGGGTCGCCGGCCAGCGCACCGTGCTGATCGAGGACGGCATTTTGGTCGGCTACCTGCAGGACCGCTTGAACGCCCGTTTGATGGGCACTCAAAGCACCGGCAATGGCCGCCGAGAATCCTATAGCGCCATGACCATGCCGCGCATGACCAACACCTTTATGGAAGCCGGCGAGCATGATCCCGGGGACATTATCGGGTCGGTCAAAGACGGTATCTACGCGGCCAACTTCGGTGGCGGCCAGGTCGATATTACCAGCGGCAATTTTGTCTTTTCGACGACCGAGGCGTACCGCATTCGCAACGGTAAAATCGCCGAGCCGATCAAGGGCAGCACCTTGATCGGCGACGGCCCGGAAGTGATGGGCCGAATCAGCATGATTGGCAATGATTTGGCGCTGGATGACGGTGTCGGCACCTGTGGCAAGGAAGGCCAAAGCGTGCCGGTGGGTGTCGGTCAGCCGACCTTGAAAATTGATCAGCTGGTGGTGGGTGGCGGTGACGCCTGA
- a CDS encoding YhdP family phospholipid transporter — MAVRAFLAWLGALVLLVFALVTLALRLGSSVFPDLTDALLRDIHARAGVLVQASDIHLTWRGGQVALAASDIQADRDGFSVRARNIELQLDLGASLNAGALRFAQTQFEGLVLQLPDASGEVKVDPKALLGQLLVPLAMADQVQLLDAQISGQNFALTGLNGRLSRTPQGASIRVVGQAVTGQVGASFSANLLATDQQLTGFVKHKARASVDGLSGQHAVAGEGEAWIEWAPTRQDLQWRGTAQIDDLAVSGALHWQALDDLPWRIQARDVLIDEVAVPALAAEQTAQGWRLSSGAFDVANWPTSASALLPPSLAERLDAIAPTATVESVQAELGTEGVRVAATLKNGHAHPLNNIPGGAFERARIWLHNGLGMAEVDAISEFQSLAAFDDAVAFDGGAGRVAWRRNGPRDWSLASDTLSLRSSSLNLDGRFRLDLSPAGPELGLLLNFDSQGAPAQGRVPLRYLGDAGVRFWQDAQPQAVAGPSLLWLFLSPDYPNQLTLEIPVERAQLTPVAGWPAVTDATGTVRINDADIRIDVAEAAFGQARGDARIRRRDRNWQVQANARMDGADLPTFIARTPLDLAAVGDAIAVRGPIQGALDLTTGAQISGHLDLATSAARVEVRALDLIAEQVAGTLNIDLARGLQPSTFKAMLFERAAHIELSAPPGLPMQLDATAAVPLSWASRRFVPGLVGAVKGRANTRVSWNPKSWSLSAAVAGGQLNLPEPIAGRAGTLYVEGAGQQWQSLSFADRINLVQQDGRIEGSAQALNALAWAGLMAGTGDQSPALGLDVRQLQLGGISLGAARIDADARRVTLAGPHVDAAVEFGPVLKLTAGAIKGRMLNPDTPGQVFSAPAAMPDIDIAVKTLEVGDNRLYNLATQVRSTDQDVLFNGLSFTLGGALMQGSARWSKGQPASSADLRIETQNLGELMADRGWGELLETRSALLDVTLDWPGVPWSPNMGQATGVVSLDTTDGRFLDSPGAADALRLLGVLNIASLTRRLRLDFSDLLKPGLAFDRISGQARLRDGQLDFVEPLSIDGPSASLQLTGTSNLATDALDHRLRVQVPLSAQLPAAALLAGFPAIAAGIVLLVDQVAGDSLKRIGETNYTLTGTFDAPVINAIRVEQ, encoded by the coding sequence ATGGCAGTGCGGGCCTTCTTAGCGTGGCTCGGGGCACTGGTGCTGCTGGTGTTCGCGCTGGTGACCTTGGCCTTGCGCCTGGGCTCGTCTGTGTTTCCGGACCTGACGGATGCGCTGTTGCGGGATATTCATGCGCGCGCCGGCGTGTTGGTTCAAGCCTCGGATATTCACCTGACCTGGCGTGGTGGTCAGGTCGCATTGGCGGCCTCGGATATTCAAGCCGATCGCGACGGCTTTAGCGTGCGCGCGCGTAACATTGAACTGCAGCTGGACCTGGGTGCGTCCTTGAATGCGGGTGCTTTGCGTTTTGCGCAAACTCAGTTTGAGGGGCTGGTGCTGCAATTGCCGGACGCCAGTGGCGAGGTCAAGGTCGATCCCAAGGCGCTCTTGGGCCAGTTGTTGGTGCCCTTGGCGATGGCGGATCAGGTGCAGTTGCTGGATGCCCAAATCAGCGGCCAGAACTTTGCCCTGACGGGCCTCAACGGCCGCCTCAGCCGAACCCCTCAAGGGGCCAGTATTCGTGTAGTCGGTCAAGCCGTGACCGGTCAAGTCGGAGCCTCGTTTAGCGCCAATCTGTTGGCCACCGACCAGCAATTAACCGGTTTTGTTAAACACAAAGCACGTGCTTCCGTGGATGGGCTGTCGGGCCAGCATGCCGTGGCGGGTGAGGGCGAAGCCTGGATTGAGTGGGCGCCGACGCGTCAGGATCTTCAGTGGCGCGGTACCGCTCAGATTGACGACTTGGCCGTGTCCGGCGCGCTGCACTGGCAGGCGCTGGATGACCTGCCGTGGCGTATACAAGCTAGGGATGTGCTAATCGACGAGGTCGCTGTCCCGGCGCTGGCGGCGGAGCAAACCGCGCAGGGTTGGCGCCTAAGCAGTGGTGCGTTTGACGTCGCAAACTGGCCAACCTCGGCGTCGGCGCTGTTGCCGCCTAGCCTAGCCGAGCGCTTGGATGCGATCGCGCCGACCGCCACCGTCGAGTCCGTTCAGGCTGAACTCGGCACCGAAGGTGTGCGTGTCGCCGCGACGCTGAAGAACGGTCATGCGCACCCGCTTAATAATATTCCGGGTGGCGCGTTTGAGCGCGCGCGCATATGGCTGCACAACGGTCTGGGCATGGCCGAGGTCGACGCCATCAGCGAGTTCCAAAGTCTGGCCGCCTTTGATGACGCTGTGGCGTTTGACGGCGGGGCAGGCCGCGTTGCTTGGCGGCGCAACGGCCCGCGCGATTGGTCACTGGCCTCCGATACGCTGTCGCTGCGCAGTTCGAGCTTAAATCTGGACGGTCGCTTCCGCTTGGACCTAAGCCCGGCGGGTCCCGAACTTGGCCTATTGCTGAACTTTGATAGCCAGGGTGCGCCTGCCCAAGGCCGCGTTCCGCTGCGCTACCTGGGTGACGCCGGTGTCCGCTTTTGGCAGGACGCCCAGCCCCAGGCAGTTGCCGGTCCAAGCCTGCTGTGGTTGTTTTTAAGCCCCGACTACCCAAATCAGTTGACCTTGGAGATTCCCGTCGAGCGCGCCCAGCTAACGCCGGTGGCGGGCTGGCCTGCCGTCACCGACGCGACCGGGACGGTGCGGATTAACGACGCCGATATTCGTATTGACGTGGCCGAGGCCGCGTTCGGTCAAGCGCGCGGTGATGCACGTATCCGCCGCCGTGACCGCAACTGGCAGGTCCAAGCCAATGCGCGCATGGATGGCGCTGACTTGCCAACATTCATTGCCCGCACGCCTTTGGATTTGGCTGCTGTGGGTGACGCGATTGCCGTGCGCGGGCCCATTCAAGGTGCCTTGGATTTAACCACGGGCGCCCAGATCAGCGGTCACCTTGATTTGGCGACCAGCGCTGCCCGTGTCGAAGTCAGAGCGCTGGATCTTATCGCCGAACAGGTCGCCGGCACCCTCAACATCGACTTGGCGCGTGGGCTGCAGCCAAGCACCTTTAAAGCCATGCTGTTTGAGCGCGCGGCACACATTGAGCTGAGTGCGCCGCCGGGCCTGCCGATGCAGCTAGACGCGACCGCCGCGGTGCCCTTGAGCTGGGCCAGCCGTCGCTTTGTGCCGGGGCTGGTCGGCGCGGTCAAGGGGCGGGCCAACACCCGCGTCAGCTGGAATCCAAAAAGCTGGTCGCTATCGGCGGCCGTCGCTGGCGGCCAGTTGAACCTGCCCGAGCCAATCGCTGGGCGCGCCGGGACACTGTACGTGGAGGGTGCCGGGCAGCAGTGGCAGTCGCTGTCATTTGCCGACCGGATCAACCTCGTGCAGCAAGACGGCCGTATTGAAGGGTCCGCACAGGCCCTGAATGCCTTGGCCTGGGCCGGGCTGATGGCGGGCACGGGTGATCAGTCACCCGCCCTAGGTTTGGACGTTCGCCAATTGCAATTGGGCGGTATTTCGTTGGGGGCCGCGCGGATTGACGCCGACGCTCGCCGGGTGACCCTGGCCGGTCCGCACGTTGATGCGGCGGTCGAGTTCGGTCCGGTTCTGAAATTGACGGCGGGGGCGATCAAGGGCCGGATGTTGAATCCGGATACGCCGGGTCAGGTGTTCAGCGCGCCCGCCGCGATGCCGGATATCGACATCGCCGTAAAGACGTTAGAGGTCGGTGACAACCGGCTTTACAACTTAGCGACTCAGGTACGTTCAACTGACCAAGATGTGCTGTTTAATGGCCTGTCTTTCACCCTAGGCGGGGCATTGATGCAAGGCTCCGCGCGCTGGAGCAAAGGTCAGCCTGCCTCCAGTGCGGACCTGCGCATCGAGACCCAAAACCTGGGCGAGTTGATGGCCGACCGCGGCTGGGGCGAGTTGCTGGAAACGCGATCAGCGTTGTTGGATGTGACCTTGGATTGGCCTGGCGTGCCATGGTCGCCGAACATGGGGCAGGCGACTGGGGTTGTCAGCCTCGACACCACCGACGGCCGCTTCTTAGACAGCCCTGGTGCGGCCGACGCTCTGCGATTGTTGGGGGTGCTGAACATTGCCTCGTTGACCCGGCGGTTGCGCTTGGACTTTTCGGATTTGCTGAAACCGGGGTTGGCATTTGACCGGATCTCGGGCCAAGCGCGGCTGCGTGACGGCCAGCTCGATTTTGTCGAACCGCTAAGTATCGACGGCCCTTCGGCCAGCTTGCAGCTGACCGGCACCTCAAACTTGGCGACCGACGCCTTGGATCATCGCTTGCGCGTTCAGGTGCCGCTGTCGGCGCAGTTGCCGGCGGCCGCGTTGCTGGCTGGCTTTCCCGCCATTGCCGCCGGCATTGTGTTGCTAGTCGACCAGGTCGCCGGCGACAGCCTAAAACGCATCGGTGAAACGAATTACACCCTGACCGGCACCTTTGATGCGCCGGTCATCAACGCCATCCGCGTGGAGCAATAA
- the rng gene encoding ribonuclease G codes for MRGELLINVTPQETRVAVIENGMLQELHTERSRTRGLVGQIYMGRVVRVLPGMQAAFVDIGLDRSAFIHERNLRGDSTAPINSRVHEGQALRVQVEKDPIGDKGARLTAQISLPARYLVFMPDADHIGVSARIEDDAERERLRERVQALGEGMGGFVVRTAAEGVSDDELAQDIHYLQKAWAKIQSGTSASGDVPRLLHQELPLALRACRDLIQVDTEVVRIDSSETFRAAQAFCEVAEPEVLDKLQWYPGERPLFDLYSVEEEIRRALERRVDLKSGGYLVIDQTEAMTTIDVNTGAFVGQRNLEETIFKTNLEAANSLPRQLRMRGLAGIIIVDFIDMRDAEHRDAVLRTLEAALRKDPMRHRVSGISPLGLVEISRKRVRESLGGQLCEPCVTCGGRGRIRTAETVAYDLFRDVLRESRAYLETKSMLVLAHPRVIEFILEHEPDQLADLEAFIKRSIRLQEAPEFTPEQYDVVPC; via the coding sequence ATGCGCGGTGAACTGCTGATCAACGTCACGCCACAAGAAACCCGGGTCGCGGTCATTGAAAACGGCATGCTCCAGGAACTGCACACCGAACGCAGTCGTACCCGCGGCCTCGTCGGCCAGATCTACATGGGGCGGGTGGTCCGCGTGTTACCCGGTATGCAGGCGGCTTTTGTCGACATCGGCTTGGATCGTAGCGCCTTTATTCACGAACGTAATTTGCGTGGCGACAGCACCGCGCCGATTAATTCGCGTGTCCACGAAGGTCAGGCTCTGCGGGTTCAGGTTGAGAAAGACCCGATTGGTGACAAGGGCGCGCGGCTGACTGCTCAGATCAGCCTGCCGGCCCGGTATTTGGTGTTTATGCCGGACGCCGACCATATTGGTGTATCCGCTCGGATCGAGGACGATGCGGAACGTGAACGCCTGCGCGAGCGGGTCCAGGCCTTGGGCGAGGGCATGGGTGGGTTTGTGGTGCGCACCGCCGCCGAGGGCGTCAGTGACGACGAACTGGCTCAGGACATCCATTACTTGCAAAAAGCCTGGGCCAAAATCCAGTCGGGGACCTCGGCCTCCGGCGATGTGCCGCGTTTATTGCACCAAGAACTGCCGCTGGCCCTGCGCGCCTGTCGAGACCTAATCCAGGTTGACACCGAGGTCGTGCGCATCGACAGCTCCGAGACCTTCCGCGCCGCCCAGGCATTTTGCGAGGTGGCCGAACCGGAAGTGCTGGATAAGCTGCAGTGGTACCCGGGCGAACGGCCCCTGTTTGACCTGTACTCGGTCGAAGAAGAAATTCGACGGGCGCTGGAGCGCCGCGTTGATCTGAAATCAGGCGGGTACCTGGTGATCGATCAGACCGAGGCCATGACCACAATTGACGTCAATACCGGCGCCTTTGTTGGCCAGCGCAACCTCGAAGAAACCATCTTTAAAACCAACCTAGAGGCGGCCAACAGCCTGCCCCGGCAGCTGCGCATGCGCGGCTTGGCCGGCATCATTATTGTCGACTTCATTGACATGCGTGATGCCGAACACCGCGATGCCGTGCTGCGGACCTTGGAGGCGGCGCTGCGTAAGGATCCAATGCGTCATCGGGTCAGCGGTATCAGCCCGCTTGGGCTGGTCGAAATATCCCGCAAGCGGGTGCGCGAGTCGTTGGGCGGCCAGTTGTGCGAGCCGTGCGTGACCTGTGGTGGTCGGGGTCGCATTCGGACCGCGGAAACCGTGGCCTACGACTTGTTTCGAGACGTTCTGCGCGAATCGCGAGCGTACCTGGAAACCAAATCAATGCTGGTGTTGGCGCATCCGCGCGTGATCGAATTTATTTTGGAGCACGAGCCCGATCAACTGGCCGACCTAGAAGCCTTCATTAAGCGCTCGATTCGGCTTCAGGAAGCACCCGAGTTCACCCCTGAACAGTACGACGTCGTGCCCTGCTGA
- a CDS encoding Maf family protein, protein MGPDICLASQSPRRRELLAALGLSMDVVPADIDETPWDGELAQDHVARLARAKAMAVSHSRPVVAADTVVTIDGQILGKPADQADYVRMTAALSGRTHQVMTGWAIAHAGQLHSGVETTAVTFSVLTDAMVQAYWDTGEAVDKAGGYGIQGPAGVWVRSLAGDYNNVVGLPTAVIARALVAVGVNPWGLSNAR, encoded by the coding sequence ATGGGCCCTGATATCTGTTTGGCGTCGCAATCGCCGCGCCGGCGCGAGTTGCTGGCGGCCCTTGGCCTGAGTATGGACGTGGTGCCGGCTGACATTGATGAAACCCCATGGGACGGTGAGTTGGCGCAGGACCATGTGGCACGTTTAGCCCGGGCCAAAGCCATGGCCGTGTCCCACTCCCGCCCGGTGGTAGCGGCTGACACGGTGGTCACGATTGACGGCCAGATTTTGGGCAAGCCAGCCGATCAGGCCGATTATGTGCGCATGACGGCGGCGTTAAGCGGCCGTACACACCAGGTCATGACCGGCTGGGCGATCGCCCACGCAGGTCAGCTACACTCAGGCGTCGAGACCACCGCTGTGACCTTTTCGGTACTGACGGATGCCATGGTTCAGGCCTATTGGGACACTGGCGAGGCGGTCGATAAGGCGGGAGGCTATGGCATTCAAGGCCCGGCTGGGGTCTGGGTACGCTCCCTGGCAGGCGACTACAACAACGTGGTTGGTTTGCCCACCGCTGTGATCGCGCGGGCCTTGGTTGCGGTCGGCGTTAACCCATGGGGGCTGTCTAATGCGCGGTGA
- the mreD gene encoding rod shape-determining protein MreD, whose product MHPLTFVALCVLIGWVLTAVPLPSDYLLWWPVWAVLVQIWLALHVVRYSGIIASWLVGLCLDLLSGTPLGSQAFALSLCIYGLTLFRIRIRNMHPLQQSLMVGLAVSVFFAASLWIRVALGADLNPLIALASVATSILVWPLFAHALTTLHLRLMREA is encoded by the coding sequence ATGCACCCTTTAACCTTCGTTGCCCTGTGTGTGTTGATAGGGTGGGTGCTAACTGCCGTACCGTTACCCTCTGACTACCTGCTGTGGTGGCCGGTATGGGCGGTCTTGGTGCAAATCTGGCTGGCGCTCCATGTGGTTCGCTACAGCGGCATCATCGCCAGCTGGTTGGTCGGCTTATGTTTGGATCTACTCAGCGGCACGCCGTTAGGCAGCCAAGCCTTTGCACTGTCTTTGTGCATATATGGCCTCACACTCTTCCGTATACGTATTCGCAACATGCACCCTTTGCAGCAGTCACTGATGGTGGGGCTGGCCGTTAGTGTATTTTTTGCCGCGTCACTGTGGATCCGAGTCGCTCTTGGCGCCGATCTGAACCCACTGATCGCGCTGGCAAGCGTTGCCACCTCGATACTGGTTTGGCCGCTGTTTGCGCATGCGCTGACGACCCTACATCTTCGTTTAATGCGGGAGGCCTGA
- the mreC gene encoding rod shape-determining protein MreC — protein MFVALLSALVVLVEASMGSVANVRGQFAQIFTPVHALARLPVDLVDRLGASHRDMGQLQADLERLKVQNNMLLVRQQRMQAAEAENEELRRLLGASRRIDDQFVHAEVLSYSHDPFVQRLTVNRGFGARAATGQAVVDQFGLVGQIVEVGSLSSQVLLVTDSSHQVPVTVARTGLKAVARGTGDADRLELLNVPVTAAIKAGDMLVTSGLGQRFPAGYPVARVLQVNRVPGRAFSEIVAAPVARTDRANSVMLVYRAQSARDRALASLEGDPGDS, from the coding sequence ATGTTTGTGGCCTTGCTGAGCGCGCTCGTTGTGCTGGTTGAAGCGAGCATGGGCTCAGTCGCCAACGTGCGCGGACAGTTCGCTCAGATTTTCACGCCGGTCCACGCGCTGGCTCGTTTACCGGTTGATTTGGTTGATCGGCTGGGCGCTTCGCACCGCGACATGGGCCAGCTGCAGGCTGACCTGGAACGGCTAAAAGTACAGAACAACATGTTGCTGGTGCGCCAGCAGCGCATGCAGGCGGCCGAGGCTGAAAACGAAGAACTTCGACGCTTGTTAGGTGCTTCACGGCGGATTGACGACCAATTCGTTCACGCCGAAGTACTGTCCTATTCCCACGACCCCTTTGTTCAGCGCCTGACCGTTAATCGCGGCTTTGGCGCGCGCGCGGCAACCGGCCAAGCCGTGGTCGACCAGTTCGGGTTGGTCGGTCAGATTGTCGAGGTCGGCTCACTCAGCTCCCAGGTCTTGCTGGTCACGGATTCCAGTCACCAGGTCCCAGTCACTGTGGCCCGTACCGGTTTGAAAGCGGTCGCCCGTGGTACCGGTGATGCGGATCGGTTGGAGTTGTTAAATGTTCCGGTGACCGCCGCGATTAAAGCCGGCGACATGCTGGTGACCTCGGGCTTGGGTCAGCGTTTTCCAGCCGGCTATCCGGTTGCCCGTGTGCTTCAGGTTAACCGGGTCCCGGGCCGCGCATTTTCTGAAATTGTCGCCGCCCCAGTGGCGCGAACTGATCGCGCCAACAGCGTGATGTTGGTGTACCGAGCTCAATCAGCCCGCGATCGAGCTCTGGCGTCACTTGAGGGCGATCCTGGCGACAGCTAA